The genome window ATCCACTGTTCCCCCATACTTTGCTATATAGATTATACATGTACGGAGAATGATTGAGGTTCTATTGCAATTATCACAATTATTTGGATAATTAGATAAAGttgatttaatatataactAAGATTTGTCTCTTAATCATGTTTTTTCCTGTAACGTTTACCTCCCTGATAGGAGTGAGAGAGAGATTACTCGTTAAATGATGTTCTTCggtatataataatttaaatcagaTAATcgccctgacaaaaaaaaaaaaatcagataatCGCCGGTTCTTATATTTGTAAGAATCCGAATCTAAACATCCCTGGCAATTTGCGAACTATCACAAAACCACGAATGCAGTTAAGCAACACTCAAACgataatttataagttattatataCTTCTTGTTTTGCCTTGGAGTGAAATAAATTTGACGAAAATCGAACCATTAAGTTCTAACATACTTCTTCCGTTCCTTTTTATTAGTCGCTTTGATtttgtgcacgtaatttaaggcgtccaaaaaatatacttctacacattatttttcaaaatttctttttttaataaatgtttaacatttatatttttattcaaaaaaggaaaatttaaaaataatatgtcgagatatgttttttttgcacctcaaaatacgtgcaaaaagtcaaaacgactaATATATAGGAACGaaaagaatattatattatcatgTTAATGTTCACGGGTCAGTATATCTAAAATGGTGTCATATGAACATTCCTTTCCATTTTCCGAGTGGAAAATTGGATGAGAAGCGGATAATATTGATGATCACAGATAATCGAATATAAGATTTCCGCCAAAACACAAATCTAATATCATATTCAGAAACAGTCTACTTAAAGTCTCAAAATATCGAATAAGATGTTCAGAATCTATCCATTTAAAATTACAagatactaaaaaaatattcaaatatctaTTTAAAATCTTAAGATACTAGAAAATATATTCGAAAACTGTCcatttaaaatctgaattgtTCCAAATAGATCACCGAACAATTTTTCAGAACTGCAACGAACGTGTGGCTCGATTATTGGCCAGCAAAGAGGGTCCCCCATCCCCTGCAGCCGACCATCTAGCTAAGGTTACTAAactttactactccctccgtcccacccatctttacactttcctttttggggtgtcccatccaattctttacatttcaaaatttaccaaaaatagtcaatgggtcccaccacttctccacttttctttccttttcacaccaCTTTTACtctactatcttctttttatacattaaaaattaatggatcccaccactttacccacttttcttcctcttttcaactactttattcatattccttaacctccgtgcccaacccatttgataagaaatgggtgggacggagggagtatctcttTTCTTTTGCTACTATTCTAGCTCTGTATAATCCACCTGCATTTAGTAATTCCTATAGTGTATAAATACTGCAATCCAAACATCCCAATATTCATTGCAGTTTTGCAGACCAAGCCTTATTCATAAACACATTAACCTCTCAATGTTGCccagtaatttttttaacatgaaCTCCTCTAAGAAATTACTGATAAATATTTGCACTTGTTCATGCATGAAACTGCATAATTTTTTCCGGTCCACGTGGCTCCTTACCATGTATTTCTACCGCTACATCTTTCTGCAGATGAATGCATTCTGCACAGAATTAATCTACTTCGTATTTGTCTCGTGTATCGGATTCCTCGTGCTCAGAGCACTCAAGGCCAGAAGCGGCGGCCTTAGCAGCTTCGACATTTTTTTTACCTCTGTTTCGGCTACCACTGTGTCAAGTATGTCAGTGGTGGAAATGGAGGTTTTTTCGGATGCTCAATTGATTGTCTTGACAATTTTGATGTTCATCGGATCCGAAGTCTTTACCTCGATGATCGGGCTTCATTTACGATGGATACTTAAACTCGAGGAGGACTTGTCGAATTTATCCACTTATACTCTGAAAAATATAGTTGCGGCTGCCTTTGACACGACCTCATCGGTCTCAGATTCTTCAATTAATATTCACCCGCTAGTTGATATCGACCTCGGTGTCATGGTCCCGGCTGAAGCTGAAGCTCACGACGAGGAGGATCAATTTTATCCGTCGAATGAGTCTGCATCGATGCAGAGAAATGGGAATGATCACATTATTACTAATATGTTCACAAGTAGCAGTGCTCTGCCGCTGCAATCTTCGTCTTCGTCGTCtagatatttaaaatacaaGTCAATTAAATTTCTTGGATTCGTGGTCCTCGGGTATTTACTAGCCCTTCACGTCCTCGGAGTGACCTTAGTGACAATATATTTCAGCGTTTATTCGAGTGCTAAAGATGTGCTCAGAAGTAAAGGTCTCAAAGAATCAACGTTCGTGCTTTTCACCACAGTGTCCACTTTCGCTAGCTGTGGATTCGTGCCAACGAATGAAAACATGGTTGTTTTCGCGAAGAATTCGGGCCTTCTGTGGATTCTGATCCCTCAGGCTCTGTTAGGCAACACTCTGTTTCCCTCTTTCTTGAGGTTTTCGGTATGGTTGCTTGGGAAGTACGTAAAGAAAGACGAAGCAAAGTACTTGCTTCGCAAGAACAGAGAAATTGGGTATTTGCATTTGCTCCCGgggcttcattcttggcttctGGTGCTTACGGTTTTAGGGTTTGTACTAATTCAGTGGGTGCTGCTTAATGTGATGGAGTGGCACAATGATGGAGTTACAGGGCTGAGCATTTATCAGAAACTGGTGGGGTTTTTGTTTCAGGCTGTGAATGCTAGGCATACTGGGGAGACTGTGCTTGATATTGCCACAATTGCCCCGGCCATCTTGGTTTTGTTCGTCGTCATGATGTAAGTTTTCtatgaactccaacaacatgccgCTTATTTTCATTTTAGTGCATTTTATTAATCCCGGTCTCGAAATTTTATGCATCGCGTCATATAGTTGTTGACGACCGGTCTATGAACTTGAGACCTCCGTCAAATCACTCTGATACCATATTGAGAATCAGTCAATCTAAAACTAGCAAgtgttaaaaaaaaactataaatgaatattatactatattttcAACAATTATAAAACGAGATCATCGaaaactcaaacaattttttgtgaAACTCGGATAACGGGTGATGTCCAGGTGATGGGATAGCGGAGTCGATAAAGTCCGAAATTCAATTTTTACCGAATAAGTTAACTCAGAAACATGGGATCGCATATTTCATGGCTTATCCATACcaacaaatgaatctggtcgaATTGGAGATCGCTTCTTGGTATGGTCATTGACAAAGGAACTTATATACTTAACTAGTATCGGAGGATCTTTAAGCTAACTTGCTAAAAATCAGATTGAGGTAAAGTGTGATTAAGGATTCTCCAACAACGTAATTACGTAAACAAGTATATAGGTTAGAGACTTTTTCTACTATTCTGTATACGTATCGTCGTCTTTCACAACTAAGCTAGGACGGTAGTCTATTCAAGCTGGTATTAACAAATTAGCGTATGAGTAATTAAAAATAGTTATTAACGGAACTCGATAAAAAATCGGTGTAAATTTTGGCCACAATTTTGaaatttacttttatttattaatttttttaaaataaatgtgtcaggattttctttttaaatcatGTTGTGTATCAAGTACAatctaataaattattaaatcgcATGATTAGGACGTTTAGTGATGCTATTGAAAagtgttactccctccgtcccagcagattctttacagtttcctctttgggatgtcccatccaattctttacatttcaaaacttaccaaaaataataaatgggtcccaccacttctcaaCTTTTcatcccttttcacactacttttacttccttttcacactacttttactccactaactctcttttatacattaaaaattaatgggccccaccacttcacccacttttctttctctttcccactactttatacatatttcttaacctccgtgcccaaaccaaacgtaaagaattggctgggacggagggagtatattttagaaaaagtgATTATAAAGTAGATAAaggttaaataattttttttgatatatgtatattttgagttataagataaaaaaagtaatgttttgatgagatttgatagtgaaatttggaaaaatttccggtaaaaattgaaaattgtttttccaaaaatatggatacgtgtttatttaaaaactatttttgaattaaaaactgCTGTTTGTGTGACAGGACCTGGACAATTTTGGGAAGGTCTTAGTCTCAAGTGAATTGTAATTATTTCATACTTGCATTGATCATGCAGTATATCAACCTTATCTTAGAGTAATAATAGacagataatataattttttaagcaTGTGTCACGTTAATTAATCTACATAATCGATTATACGAGTGGGAAACAAAGTGGCAGTCCCGTCAAATAATTCACGTTTATTTATGAATGAGTGGGAAACAAAGTGGCAGTCCCGTCAAATAATTCAcgtttatttatgaatttaatcgTGATCATCTGAGTTTATGCGTGATACGACTCTTTTGCACACCATCATCCGAGGATAAATGTAGTACTCCCACTGGTCCATAATATTGGTCGTTTAATTTTTTACACGTAACTTTAGATACTTTGATCacataacaaatattaatatttttgtaattttctttatccgagtaaaaatatcatttatatttttattcagaaaaaaaaattacaaaaatattaatatttactatGTGGCCAAAGCACCtaaaattacgtgtaaaaaggcAAACAACCTATATTATGAACCAAAGGGAGTAAGATATACAGCATACAGGGTTTCGATGTTTCGATATACATCATATTTATTTCTTCCTAAGAAAATGATCCTAGATCCGTTCTCGTACTGCGCAGTAATTTTACAATTTTGTTTGAATTGTTGAGCAGGTACCTTCCTCCTTACACTTCATTCATGCCGAGAAGAGAAGGCGATGAAGAATTGAAAAAGAAGAGAGGGAAATCGATAAAAGAGAATATAATATTCTCGCAACTTACTTATTTAGTCATTTTTATTATACTCATTTGCATATGTGAGAGGAAGAGCATGAAGGACGATCCCGTTAATTTCAGTGTACTCAACATCGTGACGGAAGTCATAAGGTAACGATAACGTTCTCACGCGTTCTCacgttaaaattatataaaatgaacATGCGTTCTTATTTGCGGAAAATTGACAGTGCATACGGGAATGTGGGATTTACGACCGGCTACAGCTGCGATCGACGGATAAAAACCGAAGATTTTTGCGAAAATAAATGGTATGGATTCTCCGGAAGGTGGAGTACCCAGGGAAAATTACTTCtcatttttgttatgatttttggTAGGCTTAAGAAGTTCAATATGAATGGAGGTAAAGCTTGGAAGCTCTTGTAAATAACAATAGAAATCTTACTTGTAGTCAGCAAATTAATCAAGCCCAGCTCTCTGCAAGACAAGGGTTAtctatcaaaatatttattcctGTCAATAATATTTGTTGATAAAAGTAAAAATACGTACAGTAACAAAGATCACATCTATGTCACCTTTTTGATCAGATATTTAATTACATCTCCATTATTAAAACATATCCATTGTCTTGGATCTGTAAGCATCAATGGATAGTCTCCAGAGATACCAGAATATTTCTGTTTTCTGGTTTTGTCGGTTGCCCTCTAACCTCCGCACTCAACTCTTCTCTCTGGTGAGATTAAGTGAAGTAAATAACTATTATTTGAGGCTTTGATTACATTTAACCACCGAAATTAGCTCTCGAATATTAGCTAAAAAGCTCTCAAAATGAAACGATGtttttaattgtgatttttaatGCAACAAGATTATCAAATTAAATTGGTAAACCTGACAATGCTACATACCCCGAAAAAATTTCCCAGATTTTTTTACGTGGCAGACAAGTGGAAAATTGTGATTGgatgattaatttatatataaggaTCTCATTATCATTGAAATGAACGCAGTTAATCAGATTTCGACACATTTGAGAAAGATAATTTTTTGGGGTAAAaagtatttttcaaaaaagaaagattatcgacgggtttttaacttttttgttttaattaagtatatatcatatccattttttttttgaaatatatcatATCCATTTAATAATGTTCTCCAGAGATCTACTATCATATTTTGTTTTAGTAAAAGAAGGATTTGCaattttgtttgaaaatatcaaatatcaatTGAACTTTTAATTCGACACAAATAAGTTTTAtctaaaacacaaaaatcgttTTCATTAGATTTATTAATTAGCATATTATTCATATCATTACATTATTTACTTTTCTCAGCAATGTGTCTGTAATTTTGTTTTCCTAAGTAATAATATCTTGCATCCATTCGAACGTTAACCATATGCAATTGCGAACATTTCTCGACCCCAATTGACCTAAGTGTCCGTTTATATCCACACATGATCCGATATACAGCGTATTTATCTATTTACATAACAAGATTATATTATCagattattatttatatcaaattaattaatattttcatcattatacatattaattgttgtgtaaaattttaattattgtaaAGAATAATTCTGTTACAAGCTAAGTCATATACAACAAAAGAAAGAAATTtcaatcttaaaaaaattatattattttaaaattttatttatcaaattaggATGatgctttaaatataaaaattcaattaatcaacCGATTAAAAACGAACTGTAACGAACTGGTTGgttcattttatttaaataacggATTATAGttagatttgaaattttgaaatatcaTCATCAAATAATTTAGGTTCGATTTAACTTTTAATCTGAATTTACTGAACTGTGATCACGATTCCACAGTTAAATTTCATCTAAAATAGAGTTTATTTCTCGTAATCCATAagtctatattaatttaatcatcACCTTGTTCTCTATAGATTTATTAGcatatttcattttaataaaaaaaccgATTAgcaatttaatttgaaatattaaatacCGATTGAACTTTTAACTCGGCGCaaataaatttcagttaaaacaTAACTACTCCCTCTCAATTGTCGAAAGATGGGTGTTGGCcatgtattttaatgtttttataaaacataatttgttaaatatttttgaatattgtCTTAACGGAagggaaattaaaaaataaattctaaaacATATGTTAAAaagtttattcaaaaaaaaaaaaaaaacatatgttaAAAAGTTAAATCATTCATTCATACTTTCAGCTTCAGGCATGCTGAGAGCTAGCTCTTTTGTCATCTTCTGCATGGGCTTATTACATTCCAGaaagattaaataataataataaaaaaaaaagcctTTCCGGTCAAAACAAAACACAACTGTCCGCATCACATAAAGAACTAAAAGCCTAAAAATCTTACATCACACAAGTACACGTGTATGCTACATAATACGCCACGTAAGCACACCCCACCCCAAAAGGATCTTTATAGTTGTAAGTTGTAACCCCCCTTCTCAGCTGATCTATCCCCTCATTACTGTAGCTCTGCATTACTCTCTCAAATGCTCATTTCAGGTACCAAATTCTCTTCATTTAGCTCTTTTTTTATCGATATATGTTTGCTTATTCATTCTTTCTCGAATACAAATTAAATTAGCGTACAAACTATAATTCCGTGATTCGTAGCGTCGTAACGATAATTTGGACTGATGTGATCGGTAATTTGTAGTAGTTTTATCGAGTCTAACAGTGAATCAAGACTCCAAGTGTATATATAGATTTTGCCAAgtgatcctttttttttttaaaatttaaaatcactGAAAAATTGTTGCACTGATTGaatttgtttttagttttcTTGATTATGTAATGCATGTTAGATTATTCTAAGCCACtctggattttttttaataattaaacacGCTCACGCACCCGTTTTGTTATTAACTGTAACAGAGTATTTGTTTACTAATTGGACTTATTTCGTTTCTCTGATTATGTTGTGACGATGAATCATAGGTTAAGGTGTGACTAAGATTGGAAATGTACGGAAGATCTTCGTTATATAGGACCGGGAGTTTCCGGGTGGAAAATGTGGGGCAGAATGTTCTAGCTTTGATTGGGAACCTCTGTTTCAGTTTGTTTGTTCTTGGTGTTTTGATTTTCACTTTACTTGCTACAACTTATGAGCCTGAAGATCCTATGTTTAATACCTCTAGGAAAATCACGAAATTTCTGACATCTGAATCGAATGCTACCTTTACGAAGGATAATACTAATGTTAGGACTGGTGAGGATTTTATGCCTTCGCATGAGACTGCGTATGGGAATTTTATTAATGTGAGTGATGTTGATTTAGGGGAGATAAGAATGGATGTGAATGGTGAGGAGGTACCTGAGTTTGATTGTAAGGCGGAGATGGGGAAGCCGATAGATTGTAGGGATCCGGAGGTTTTTCATTTGATGATGACAGCGGCTATAGAGCGTTTTAAGGATATACATTTTTATAAGTTTGGGAAGGCGGTTCGTGGTATGAATGATAGTTCATGTCATATGGCGTGGAGATATAGGCCTAATGAAGGGAAGGCTACTGGATTTTATAAGGATTATCGGGAATTTGTGGTTCATAGGTCGGATGATTGTAAGTTGAGTGTGGTGGGGATTGGGGGATATCATTCAGGATGGAATGcgaggaagaggaagaagaatcAGAAAGGAGGGTTTGAAAAGAAGCGAGGAGAGGGAGATCAGCAGGGTAGTGTTGTTCCTATTTTTGGGGAAAATGTGAATGATACACTGCCGGTTGTTGAATCTGAGGAATCGTTTAGTCGTGGGAAGTACTTGTTTTACTCTGGTGGTGGAGATAGATGCAAGAGTATGGATCACTATCTGTGGAGTTTCATGTGTGCACTAGGTGAGGCTCAATACTTGAATAGGACATTGGTGATGGATATGAGTCTGTGTTTGTCTTCGATTTACACTGCCTCGGGTCTCGATGAAGAAGGGAGAGATTTCAGATTCTACTTTGACTTTGAGCACCTCAAAGAATCAGCTTCTGTGTTAGACCAGGGTCAGTTTTGGGAGGACTGGAACAAATGGCACAAGAGAAATAGATTAGGACTCCACCTTGTAGAGGATTATAGGATCACACCGAAAAAGTTAGCTGGGGTGAAGGATAGTTTAGTCATGAGGAAGTTTGGCTCAGTGGAGCCGGATAATTACTGGTACAGGGTTTGTGAAGGGGACACAGAGTCCGTCGTCCAACGGCCTTGGCATTTGATATGGAAATCCAAACGGTTGATGGACATCGTGACAACCATAACGACAAAGTTGAATTGGGATTTTGACTCTGTTCATGTTGTTAGAGGGGAGAAAGCAAGAGACAGAGATCGTTGGCCTAATCTTGCATCAGATACTTCACCTGAAGCTCTCGTATCGACCTTGCAGGACAAAATTGATTATGGAAGGAACTTGTATATTGcaacagatgaaccagacacgACCTTCTTTGATCCTCTAAAAGACAGGTTCAAATCTCATTTTCTTGATGACTACAGAGATCTCTGGGACGAGAATAGTGAGTGGTATTCAGAGACTACCAAGCTTAACCACGGTGTTCCTGTTGAATTTGATGGATATATGAAGGCCTCCGTTGATACAGAAATTTTCTTGAGAGGCAAAAGGCAGATCGAGACATTCAATGATCTTACTAAGGACTGCAAGGATGGTGTCAATACCTGCAGTTCGGCCAGCTGATGACTATATTGAAGGTGCACTTATAACGGGACTCTTCTTGTACTGTTTTGCTCTTTGGAACTTTTTGATCTTAAATTGTGACTGAGAAATCTAAATAGCAGTTGCACAAGTTCTGATATAAGGCGATGTTCTCTTGCTACTTGCTAGGTGTTCTTGGTTGTCATACATCGTTTCGTGTTCTATTCAATTCTCGAGTTCCTTACAGGGGGTATTTTGCTTAACCTTAATATAAGCTTAGTCTCAGACCAATGTTTTTAAGTGATGACAAACTTGATGATCATGAAGATGTCTCTTAAGAGTTTTCTGCGACATTACACTATTAAAAGTACCTGGAATATCATCGAAGAAATAAAGCATTACGAGCTTTTCTTTTTATAGTTAAAAGTTTCTCTACAGATCTTACAGAGATTTACAGATATAGTAAAAATGAAAACTGGAAAAATTCATCCTGCGTTTCATGCAAAAGCACTATAATAGTATAATCCGATGATATATTAGGCTAAAGCTACTCGAATCTCGAATAAATTCAATATCAAAAGATGCATTCGCGTTTACTCCAGCATAATATATTTGAAGGTTCGAGCATCAGTAGAAACATATGAACGCGAAAATAGTACTAATAGAAGTTCTCTCATAAACCTTAGTTGCCACTTGAAAAAAAACCATCCTTTGCATTCTCAGTAATTTCTCtagttttaaaaaagaaaactgtaCTTACAAATAATTACAgaaatacttcctccgtcccattttagttgccacatttctatttttgttggtcaaattgaccaagttttgaccaaaaattataagtcactctttcattattttaaaaaactgaaaattacatcttaaagtagattaaaagttttttccaatgacatatattttctattttttaaattgataaaatattagtaaatttcagtcaaactttggtcaatttgaccgctacaaaaccaaatgtgacaactaaaatgatattatttaatGAATGATTCTGTTTATAGACTGATACAGATGTATAATCCTATAATTACTGGTCCAGGTGCAGGATTTAATAATAACCTCTAATATCTAACTGAAGAGAGTAAAAATAGGAAGTAAttgattttgtcaaaaaatgaaTCTGCTAAATGTGGCATATTTGTTATTTCTTTCTGTCTCCTCCCTGCCATTCATCAATTAAAagcaagataaaaaaaattagcctgACATTTGCAAAACCCTCAAATCTATCAGCCTCAGGTAATTCTCTGTTCATCTTCATTATTCAGCCTGAATTCTGATTTTTTGTCGTCGTTGATGTGTTGTATATTTTGTTAAGCCAAACGATGATTCGAACTCGTGATCTTGATCATCGTCTGTCGGGTTGAGTCTTGCTATTAGGCTATCAATAAATCTTCAGACGCCGAATTTTAGTGGTTTTTAGATTAATTTACTGAAACGATGGTTTTTGCATTTCATATAGTTCATTTTCTTGTGATGCAATTGCTTTTAGAAAATTTATGTAGATCGGTCTCATATCgttaattttttcataaaatccGATGTTTTATTACTGATTTTTAACTAAAAGTTAggatttgataataaaatttctatTGAGTTTTGAAATTTTGCGGGTGCTGTAAGCCTGTAATCTTGGTCAGTCCCGTCTTGATTCCGTCACTGATCACAAACGAAATGCATGGCATGTTTAGTTACTCTGAAATGTTAGTTTTCCTCTAAGGCTCTAACTAGGTTGCTGTAATGGCTAGTGAAGCTTTCAGGAGGTTAGATATATCGAAAATGGGGGAACCAAGAGTAGAAGAAGCACGTCCTGAGATACCAAAACCAAAGATCTCATTGCAGAAACTAGATGTACCACAGAAGAACCCATCAGTGTCTTCACAACCTTCATCACCACAGTCCAAGGGTGTCAAGTACAACTGCTTGTGCTCGCCAACCACTCATGCCGGATCTTTCAGATGTCGACATCACAGGAACAGTATGTCGCGTCATAGCAAGTCCGTTGGCACCAAACTTAATGAGCTTGCTGGCAGCTCCTGACATAGTCGCGGTATCTGTAACTCAAGAAATCATATGTATTAAGCACTCTGATTATGCGCGTATTGGGAAAGATTTGGTTTCTTTCGTTCTGGACTCGGTTCCAGAACCAGACTAATGTGTAAAGATTTCATAATGTTGGTCTTTGTGATCTTTCTGTTATAACTGCATTTATGCTTGTTCACACATTCAACTATTCCAGTTCATTATTCTTTGTGCTCTTGGTGAAGAAAATTCAGTAGTCGAAAGCAAAACAGATGAAACTATGCTAGTTATCTCCGCGTTCCTGCATAAACCGACAAACCATAGTAAAAGCTAAACAAATTGATGTATCCTACTTCCTACCACGTCGTTATGAGTTCATCTGTTTAAAAGCTCTGTGTAATAGAGTGCCGGAAAATAGCAAAGTATACCTCATCATGCTTAGGCTCAAAAAGGGTTCTTAGGCTTAGGCAATTCCATAAAACCATCATTTGTACAAATATACCGTGTTCCTCACAAGCTCCGGATCTCGGTGAGAACAATAAAGATAGAAAAAACTATGTCATATCCAACATATAAGACTGTGTACCTGATTAAACTATACAATATACCTCACTCAAGGGGCGTCTCAACGGAACTGCTCACAGTGGGCAAGTGTCCTCATCATCCTCTGCTGCTCACATTGGGCAAGTATCCTCCTCATCTTCTGCGGGAATCATGTGCTTCCTGCAGTTCGGGCAGGTGACATTTCTATATTTCAACCACTTCTCTAGGCAACTTTTATGGAAAACATGGCCACAGGACAGGTGGTTTATCACTGCCTCTGGTTCGAATTCTGTCAAGCAAACCGAGCAGTCGTGCTCAAGCTGCTTGTCACTACAAAGTGAGTCATACTTAACAGCAGGAATTCGTTCACGGAATTCTTCAATGGAGGTTTCCAAGCAGCTCTCACAACTTCCGGACAAGTTTGTAGGACTTTCGGTAGAATACTCTTCCCATGATACGACTTGGATACCTATAGCATGAAGGATGTACCACACTATTTCCTTCACTGTAGAGATTGATTTCGCTGTGCTTACCAGGATTATGCACAACACTCCAACATCAACTGGAGACGGGTAAGGTGAAAGTCCcatatttaatttgaaaccTAAGTATGAGATACGTTGGCATTAGAAACCATTTCAGATTTAATAGACAGGGCAACAGAAAGAATCACCACCAGCATATATACATTAAGTTATAGGACTAGTCTATTGTTTGTGCACAAAAATGTCAAGTTAATCATTTAAACCTGACAAATAGCTAAAAGATAGGAGTTGTAAGCGTCCACTACTAATGTGTTGATGTTCACGTGCAGCAGATACACCGAATGCCTTTGTCATAACCAAAATTATTAGTGCAAAAATGAAAGAGCTCAGATTGCACAAGAAAACCCAACCAAAATTAGTCCTAAAaagtatttttgaaattcatAAATACTTTAAACAAAAATACCACTGGGGACCGAGTTTCTTTTGTCAATTGAAGGAAGTTATCACATTAGAGTTAATCAATTTACAGTGGTTCTGCCAGAACCATTAGCATGACAACTAATCATCGTctatgaaatcaacttgtacaaACTAAATAACTGAAAATCACAATCAGATCAGAAGCTACCTTATAAACCAGAGTTCTGACCAATACTGAGACCGCAAAATGACCACTGGTTTTCTGCAAAGAAATCATATACATCAGTCAAAAACATACATGGTATGATTACAAACTTCCcagaaacaaatataaattgtaaaagGTTCCGCAAATTCAAATAGGCATGGAACCAAATTGTCTGACAGCAATGGAATTACTAATCAGATTGGCAGAAGTACTATTTTGATAAATTCGGAGGCCTAAGTTAGTAAAATACTAAGAGGTTGAATAAGAACATATAACAAGAACCCCTCACCAATTAGCCGAAAACATTTTACAAGATAAAAAAGCTTAAGATCTTGTTGGATTTCTAGTTCTTATT of Daucus carota subsp. sativus chromosome 3, DH1 v3.0, whole genome shotgun sequence contains these proteins:
- the LOC108211135 gene encoding probable cation transporter HKT1;4, which produces MLPSNFFNMNSSKKLLINICTCSCMKLHNFFRSTWLLTMYFYRYIFLQMNAFCTELIYFVFVSCIGFLVLRALKARSGGLSSFDIFFTSVSATTVSSMSVVEMEVFSDAQLIVLTILMFIGSEVFTSMIGLHLRWILKLEEDLSNLSTYTLKNIVAAAFDTTSSVSDSSINIHPLVDIDLGVMVPAEAEAHDEEDQFYPSNESASMQRNGNDHIITNMFTSSSALPLQSSSSSSRYLKYKSIKFLGFVVLGYLLALHVLGVTLVTIYFSVYSSAKDVLRSKGLKESTFVLFTTVSTFASCGFVPTNENMVVFAKNSGLLWILIPQALLGNTLFPSFLRFSVWLLGKYVKKDEAKYLLRKNREIGYLHLLPGLHSWLLVLTVLGFVLIQWVLLNVMEWHNDGVTGLSIYQKLVGFLFQAVNARHTGETVLDIATIAPAILVLFVVMMYLPPYTSFMPRREGDEELKKKRGKSIKENIIFSQLTYLVIFIILICICERKSMKDDPVNFSVLNIVTEVISAYGNVGFTTGYSCDRRIKTEDFCENKWYGFSGRWSTQGKLLLIFVMIFGRLKKFNMNGGKAWKLL
- the LOC108213871 gene encoding uncharacterized protein LOC108213871 produces the protein MYGRSSLYRTGSFRVENVGQNVLALIGNLCFSLFVLGVLIFTLLATTYEPEDPMFNTSRKITKFLTSESNATFTKDNTNVRTGEDFMPSHETAYGNFINVSDVDLGEIRMDVNGEEVPEFDCKAEMGKPIDCRDPEVFHLMMTAAIERFKDIHFYKFGKAVRGMNDSSCHMAWRYRPNEGKATGFYKDYREFVVHRSDDCKLSVVGIGGYHSGWNARKRKKNQKGGFEKKRGEGDQQGSVVPIFGENVNDTLPVVESEESFSRGKYLFYSGGGDRCKSMDHYLWSFMCALGEAQYLNRTLVMDMSLCLSSIYTASGLDEEGRDFRFYFDFEHLKESASVLDQGQFWEDWNKWHKRNRLGLHLVEDYRITPKKLAGVKDSLVMRKFGSVEPDNYWYRVCEGDTESVVQRPWHLIWKSKRLMDIVTTITTKLNWDFDSVHVVRGEKARDRDRWPNLASDTSPEALVSTLQDKIDYGRNLYIATDEPDTTFFDPLKDRFKSHFLDDYRDLWDENSEWYSETTKLNHGVPVEFDGYMKASVDTEIFLRGKRQIETFNDLTKDCKDGVNTCSSAS
- the LOC108211075 gene encoding probable E3 ubiquitin-protein ligase XERICO: MGLSPYPSPVDVGVLCIILVSTAKSISTVKEIVWYILHAIGIQVVSWEEYSTESPTNLSGSCESCLETSIEEFRERIPAVKYDSLCSDKQLEHDCSVCLTEFEPEAVINHLSCGHVFHKSCLEKWLKYRNVTCPNCRKHMIPAEDEEDTCPM